The proteins below come from a single Pseudomonas sp. MYb118 genomic window:
- a CDS encoding NAD(P)/FAD-dependent oxidoreductase, which produces MANTPYPESYYAASANAAPARPALQGEVETDVCVIGAGYTGLSSALFLLESGFKVTVLEAAKVGFGASGRNGGQIVNSYSRDIDVIERSVGPKQAQLLGQMAFEGGRIIRERVAKYDIQCDLKDGGVFAAMTAKQMGHLESQKRLWERFGHTQLELMDQARIREVVNCEQYVGGMLDMSGGHIHPLNLALGEAVAVESLGGTIYEQSPAVRIERGANPVVHTPQGKVRAKFIIIAGNAYLGNLVPELAAKSMPCGTQVITTEPLSDELANSLLPQDYCVEDCNYLLDYYRLSGDKRLIFGGGVVYGARDPANIEAIIRPKMLKAFPQLKDVKIDYAWTGNFLLTLSRLPQVGRLSDNIYYSQGCSGHGVTYTHLAGKVLAEALRGQAERFDAFADLPHYPFPGGQLLRTPFAALGAWYYGLRDKFGY; this is translated from the coding sequence ATGGCGAACACCCCTTACCCAGAGTCCTATTACGCCGCATCGGCCAACGCGGCGCCTGCGCGCCCGGCTTTGCAGGGTGAAGTCGAGACTGATGTCTGTGTGATCGGCGCCGGTTACACCGGGCTGTCCTCTGCCCTGTTCCTATTGGAGAGTGGTTTCAAGGTCACGGTACTGGAAGCGGCCAAGGTCGGCTTTGGTGCCTCGGGCCGCAATGGTGGCCAGATCGTTAACAGCTACAGTCGCGACATTGATGTGATCGAGCGCTCGGTGGGTCCCAAGCAGGCGCAGTTGCTGGGGCAGATGGCGTTCGAGGGTGGGCGGATCATTCGTGAGCGGGTGGCCAAATACGACATTCAATGCGATTTGAAGGACGGCGGTGTGTTTGCCGCGATGACCGCCAAGCAGATGGGCCATCTGGAGTCGCAGAAACGCCTGTGGGAGCGTTTCGGCCATACGCAGCTCGAGCTGATGGATCAGGCCCGCATTCGTGAGGTGGTGAATTGCGAGCAGTATGTGGGCGGCATGCTCGACATGAGTGGCGGCCACATCCATCCGTTGAACCTGGCTTTGGGTGAAGCGGTGGCTGTCGAGTCTCTGGGCGGTACGATCTATGAGCAATCGCCGGCCGTGCGTATCGAGCGCGGCGCCAATCCGGTGGTGCACACGCCACAGGGCAAGGTGCGGGCCAAATTCATTATCATTGCGGGTAACGCCTATCTGGGCAACCTGGTGCCGGAGCTGGCGGCCAAGTCGATGCCTTGCGGCACCCAGGTGATCACTACCGAGCCGTTGAGCGACGAGCTGGCGAACAGCTTGTTGCCCCAGGACTACTGCGTCGAGGACTGCAACTACCTGCTCGACTACTACCGGTTGAGCGGCGACAAGCGCCTGATTTTCGGGGGTGGCGTGGTGTATGGCGCGCGGGATCCGGCGAACATCGAGGCGATCATCCGGCCGAAGATGCTCAAGGCGTTTCCGCAGCTCAAGGATGTGAAGATCGACTACGCCTGGACGGGTAATTTCCTGCTGACCTTGTCGCGTCTGCCACAGGTGGGGCGACTGAGTGACAACATCTATTACTCCCAGGGCTGCAGCGGCCACGGCGTGACCTACACGCACCTGGCGGGCAAGGTGCTGGCCGAAGCGCTGCGCGGGCAGGCTGAGCGTTTCGATGCGTTTGCCGACCTGCCGCACTATCCGTTCCCGGGCGGGCAATTGCTGCGCACGCCGTTTGCGGCGTTGGGGGCGTGGTATTACGGGTTGCGGGATAAATTCGGCTATTAA
- a CDS encoding DUF2214 family protein — protein MLTHWLLAALHLLAFGLGFWAVLTRGTNLRRLAKGVGEVRSVLIADNVWGICALILLVTGGMRAFGGYEKGTDYYLQQPLFHLKMTFFVLILLLELAPMVSLIKWRIALGRGAAVDTARATLFARISHIEGLLMLLMVIAATGMARGVMFG, from the coding sequence ATGCTGACTCACTGGCTGCTTGCGGCACTTCACTTGTTGGCGTTTGGCCTGGGGTTCTGGGCGGTGCTGACGCGGGGCACGAATTTGCGCCGCCTGGCCAAGGGCGTGGGCGAGGTTCGCAGTGTGTTGATTGCCGACAACGTCTGGGGGATTTGCGCCCTCATTCTCCTGGTGACTGGCGGGATGCGGGCTTTCGGCGGCTACGAAAAAGGTACGGACTATTACCTGCAGCAGCCGCTGTTCCATCTCAAAATGACATTTTTTGTGCTGATTCTGCTGCTTGAACTTGCGCCAATGGTGAGCCTGATCAAGTGGCGGATTGCCCTGGGTCGTGGCGCGGCTGTCGATACCGCGCGCGCGACGTTGTTCGCACGGATCAGCCATATCGAAGGTTTGCTGATGTTGTTGATGGTGATTGCGGCGACGGGCATGGCGCGTGGCGTCATGTTTGGTTAG
- the csrA gene encoding carbon storage regulator CsrA — protein sequence MLILTRKVGESINIGDDITITILGVSGQQVRIGINAPKDVAVHREEIYQRIQAGLTAPDKPQS from the coding sequence ATGCTGATACTCACCCGCAAAGTCGGTGAAAGCATAAACATTGGCGATGACATTACGATCACCATTCTGGGCGTAAGCGGCCAGCAAGTCAGAATCGGCATCAACGCCCCGAAAGACGTTGCAGTGCACCGCGAAGAGATTTATCAGCGCATTCAAGCCGGCCTGACCGCGCCGGACAAACCACAGTCCTGA
- a CDS encoding SPOR domain-containing protein, with the protein MRKVALVIAVLAMAGCGEGKRVDAPKPQPSATVAPAAASVPQWDLEVRGEITQAVSDLSGWLIEHSFIANVIKENGKTRILMGPYNSKAEAEAKQEEVRAALTRAKKQNIELLVIERPAAQ; encoded by the coding sequence GTGCGCAAAGTGGCCCTGGTAATCGCAGTACTGGCAATGGCGGGATGTGGCGAAGGCAAGCGCGTTGACGCGCCAAAACCGCAGCCGTCAGCGACTGTTGCGCCGGCAGCGGCGTCGGTTCCTCAATGGGATCTGGAGGTCCGGGGGGAGATAACCCAGGCGGTCAGCGACCTCAGTGGCTGGTTGATCGAGCACAGTTTCATTGCCAACGTGATCAAGGAGAACGGCAAGACGCGCATTCTGATGGGCCCCTACAACTCGAAAGCCGAGGCCGAGGCGAAGCAGGAAGAAGTGCGCGCGGCGCTGACTCGTGCGAAAAAACAGAACATCGAGTTGCTGGTGATCGAGCGCCCGGCGGCGCAGTGA
- a CDS encoding endonuclease: MSVRWFVLLLVFFAVGAQADAPRTFSEAKKVAWKLYAPQSTEFYCGCKYTGNKVNLSACGYVPRKNAKRAARIEWEHIVPAWQIGHQRQCWQEGGRKNCTRYDPTYQKAEADLHNLVPSIGEVNGDRSNFSFGWLPEQSGQYGSCLTQVDFKAKKVMPRPSIRGMIARTYFYMSKQYGLRLSKQDRQLYEAWNKTYPVQAWERQRNQSVACVMGRGNEFVGPVDMKACG, translated from the coding sequence ATGAGTGTTCGCTGGTTTGTTTTGCTGTTGGTTTTTTTCGCGGTGGGTGCTCAGGCGGATGCCCCGCGCACCTTCAGCGAAGCCAAGAAAGTCGCCTGGAAGCTGTATGCCCCGCAATCCACCGAGTTCTACTGCGGGTGCAAATACACCGGTAACAAAGTGAATCTCTCGGCCTGCGGTTACGTACCGCGCAAAAATGCCAAGCGCGCGGCGCGCATCGAATGGGAGCACATCGTCCCGGCCTGGCAGATTGGCCACCAACGCCAGTGCTGGCAGGAAGGCGGGCGCAAGAACTGCACGCGATACGACCCCACGTATCAAAAGGCCGAAGCCGATTTGCATAACCTGGTGCCAAGCATCGGCGAGGTGAACGGCGACCGCAGCAATTTCAGTTTTGGCTGGCTGCCGGAGCAATCGGGCCAATATGGCTCATGCCTGACTCAAGTCGATTTCAAGGCGAAGAAGGTCATGCCGCGCCCCTCCATTCGCGGGATGATCGCCCGAACCTACTTCTACATGAGCAAGCAATACGGCCTGCGCCTGTCCAAACAGGATCGGCAGCTGTACGAGGCCTGGAACAAAACCTACCCGGTGCAGGCCTGGGAGCGGCAACGCAACCAGAGCGTGGCGTGTGTCATGGGACGCGGCAACGAATTCGTCGGGCCGGTGGACATGAAGGCCTGCGGTTAA
- a CDS encoding DUF1654 domain-containing protein, producing the protein MLTVKYCMHVQLNKDNSVADTSASPDAYQRMGMRVQKIINSPTAQKAKAALIFRLPDEPVDEWEQLLEEIDENDNVTLAYRDDGGVQIFWVVPKED; encoded by the coding sequence ATGCTTACGGTTAAATACTGTATGCACGTACAGCTTAATAAGGATAATTCCGTGGCCGACACCTCCGCTTCTCCCGACGCCTATCAACGCATGGGCATGCGCGTTCAGAAAATCATCAACTCCCCCACCGCCCAGAAAGCCAAGGCAGCCCTGATCTTTCGCCTGCCCGACGAACCCGTGGATGAATGGGAGCAGTTGCTCGAAGAAATCGACGAGAACGACAACGTCACCCTCGCCTACCGCGACGATGGCGGCGTGCAGATTTTCTGGGTTGTGCCGAAGGAAGACTGA
- a CDS encoding sugar ABC transporter substrate-binding protein, with product MKLPFAGRLLAVAMLAAASAALPVSSAFAETPEKPKVALVMKSLANEFFLTMEDGAKAYQKDHSADFDLISNGIKDETDTANQIRIVEQMIVSKVNALVIAPADSKAMVPVIKKAVDAGITVVNIDNQLDPAVLKSKNISVPFVGPDNRKGARLVGEYLAKQLKAGDEVGIIEGVSTTTNAQARTAGFKDAMEAAQIKVVSLQSGDWEINKGNQVASSMLSEYPNIKALLAGNDSMAVGAVSAVRAAGKAGKVQVVGYDNINAIKPMLKDGRVLATADQYAAKQAVFGIETALKIIKGEKLDSGANGVIETPVELVTK from the coding sequence ATGAAGCTGCCATTTGCTGGACGTCTTCTCGCTGTCGCTATGCTGGCTGCCGCATCCGCCGCGCTGCCTGTCTCCTCGGCTTTTGCCGAAACCCCTGAAAAACCTAAAGTCGCGCTGGTCATGAAATCCCTGGCCAACGAATTCTTCCTGACCATGGAAGACGGCGCCAAGGCCTACCAGAAAGACCACTCCGCAGACTTCGACCTGATCTCCAACGGCATCAAGGACGAAACCGACACCGCCAACCAGATTCGCATCGTCGAGCAAATGATCGTCTCCAAGGTCAATGCGCTGGTCATCGCCCCGGCTGATTCGAAAGCCATGGTGCCGGTGATCAAGAAAGCGGTGGACGCGGGCATCACCGTGGTCAACATCGACAACCAACTCGATCCCGCGGTGCTCAAGAGCAAAAACATCAGCGTACCGTTCGTAGGCCCGGACAACCGCAAGGGTGCGCGCCTGGTGGGCGAATACCTGGCCAAGCAGCTCAAGGCCGGTGACGAAGTCGGCATCATCGAAGGCGTGTCCACCACCACCAACGCCCAGGCCCGCACCGCAGGCTTCAAGGATGCGATGGAAGCGGCGCAGATCAAGGTCGTGTCGCTGCAATCCGGTGACTGGGAAATCAACAAGGGCAACCAGGTTGCCTCGTCCATGCTCAGCGAATACCCGAACATCAAGGCCCTGCTGGCCGGCAACGACAGCATGGCGGTCGGTGCGGTGTCGGCGGTGCGCGCCGCCGGCAAGGCGGGCAAGGTGCAAGTGGTCGGCTACGACAACATCAATGCGATCAAGCCGATGCTCAAGGATGGCCGCGTCCTCGCCACCGCCGACCAGTACGCCGCCAAGCAAGCCGTGTTCGGCATCGAGACGGCGCTGAAGATCATCAAGGGCGAGAAGCTCGACAGCGGCGCCAATGGCGTCATTGAAACTCCAGTCGAGCTGGTGACCAAGTAG
- a CDS encoding sugar ABC transporter ATP-binding protein, which yields MSVSAPNAVLSVSGIGKTYAQPVLTGIDLTLMRGEVLALTGENGAGKSTLSKIIGGLVTPTTGQMQFQGQDYRPGSRTQAEELGIRMVMQELNLLPTLSVAENLFLDNLPSNAGWISRKQLRKAAIEAMAQVGLDAIDPDTLVGELGIGHQQMVEIARNLIGDCHVLILDEPTAMLTAREVEMLFEQITRLQARGVSIIYISHRLEELARVAQRIAVLRDGNLVCVEPMANYNSEQLVTLMVGRELGEHIDMGPRKIGTPALTVKGLTHTDKVRDVSFEVRAGEIFGISGLIGAGRTELLRLIFGADVADSGTVALGSPAQVANIRSPADAVAHGIALITEDRKGEGLLLTQSISANIALGNMKEISSAGVVNNVDELSLAQRQIDAMRIRSSSPTQLVSELSGGNQQKVVIGRWLERDCAVLLFDEPTRGIDVGAKFDIYALLGELTRQGKALVVVSSDLRELMLICDRIGVLSAGRLIETFERDSWTQDDLLAAAFAGYQKRDALLNEAAPRDLP from the coding sequence ATGTCAGTTTCCGCTCCGAACGCTGTCCTCTCGGTCAGCGGTATCGGCAAGACGTATGCGCAACCTGTCCTCACCGGTATCGACCTGACGCTGATGCGTGGGGAAGTGCTGGCGTTGACCGGCGAGAACGGTGCCGGCAAAAGCACGCTGTCGAAGATCATCGGTGGCCTGGTCACGCCGACCACCGGCCAGATGCAATTCCAGGGGCAGGATTACCGCCCCGGCAGCCGCACCCAGGCGGAAGAGCTGGGCATCCGCATGGTCATGCAGGAACTCAATCTGCTGCCGACCCTGTCTGTCGCGGAAAACCTGTTTCTCGACAATCTGCCCAGTAACGCGGGCTGGATCAGCCGCAAGCAACTGCGCAAGGCGGCGATCGAGGCCATGGCCCAGGTCGGGCTCGATGCCATCGACCCGGACACCCTGGTCGGCGAACTGGGCATCGGTCACCAGCAAATGGTCGAGATCGCCCGCAACCTGATTGGCGATTGCCACGTACTGATCCTCGACGAGCCGACCGCCATGCTGACGGCTCGCGAAGTGGAAATGCTCTTCGAGCAGATCACCCGCCTGCAAGCTCGCGGGGTGTCGATCATCTACATCTCCCATCGCCTCGAAGAACTGGCCCGGGTGGCCCAGCGCATTGCGGTGCTGCGTGACGGCAACCTGGTGTGCGTCGAGCCGATGGCCAATTACAACAGCGAACAGTTGGTGACCCTGATGGTGGGTCGTGAGCTGGGCGAACACATCGACATGGGGCCCCGCAAAATCGGCACGCCGGCGCTGACGGTCAAGGGCCTGACCCATACCGACAAGGTTCGTGACGTGTCCTTCGAAGTGCGTGCCGGCGAGATTTTCGGCATTTCCGGGCTGATCGGGGCAGGGCGCACGGAGCTGTTGCGGCTGATTTTCGGCGCCGATGTGGCGGACAGCGGCACCGTGGCGCTGGGTTCGCCGGCGCAGGTGGCGAATATTCGCTCGCCAGCGGATGCCGTCGCGCACGGGATCGCCTTGATTACCGAAGACCGCAAAGGGGAAGGCTTGCTGCTGACCCAGTCGATCAGCGCCAACATCGCCCTGGGCAACATGAAGGAAATTTCCAGTGCCGGGGTCGTCAACAACGTTGATGAACTGTCCCTGGCCCAGCGTCAGATCGACGCCATGCGCATTCGCAGTTCCAGCCCGACGCAACTGGTCTCCGAGCTGTCCGGTGGCAACCAGCAGAAAGTGGTGATCGGCCGCTGGCTGGAGCGTGATTGTGCGGTGCTGCTGTTCGACGAGCCCACGCGCGGGATCGACGTCGGTGCCAAATTCGATATTTATGCACTGCTCGGTGAGTTGACCCGTCAGGGCAAGGCGCTGGTGGTGGTGTCCAGCGACCTGCGCGAATTGATGCTGATCTGCGACCGCATTGGCGTGCTGTCGGCGGGTCGCCTGATCGAGACATTCGAGCGCGACAGCTGGACCCAGGATGACTTGCTTGCCGCCGCTTTTGCCGGCTACCAAAAACGTGATGCGTTGCTTAATGAGGCAGCGCCTAGGGATCTCCCATGA
- a CDS encoding ABC transporter permease, producing the protein MKTATPAGKRSGNFYGLGTYLGLAGALLAMIVLFSILSSHFLSYDTFSTLANQIPDLMVLAVGMTFVLIIGGIDLSVGSVLALAASTVSVAILGWGWSVLPAALLGMAAAALAGTITGSITVAWRIPSFIVSLGVLEMARGVAYQMTGSRTAYIGDAFAWLSNPIAFGISPSFIIALLIIFVAQAVLTRTVFGRYLIGIGTNEEAVRLAGINPKPYKILVFSLMGLLAGIAALFQISRLEAADPNAGSGLELQVIAAVVIGGTSLMGGRGSVISTFFGVLIISVLAAGLAQIGATEPTKRIITGAVIVVAVVLDTYRSQRASRRS; encoded by the coding sequence ATGAAAACTGCAACGCCTGCCGGTAAACGTAGCGGCAACTTCTACGGCCTCGGCACTTACCTGGGCCTGGCCGGTGCCTTGCTGGCGATGATTGTCCTGTTCTCGATCCTGAGCAGCCACTTTCTGTCCTACGACACCTTCAGCACCCTGGCCAACCAGATTCCCGATCTGATGGTGCTGGCGGTCGGCATGACCTTCGTGCTGATCATCGGCGGCATCGACCTGTCGGTGGGCTCGGTGCTGGCGCTCGCGGCGTCCACGGTCAGCGTGGCGATTCTCGGCTGGGGCTGGAGCGTGTTGCCCGCCGCGCTGCTGGGCATGGCGGCTGCGGCACTGGCTGGCACCATCACCGGCTCGATCACCGTGGCCTGGCGAATTCCGTCCTTTATCGTGTCCCTCGGTGTGCTGGAAATGGCCCGGGGCGTGGCGTATCAGATGACCGGTTCGCGCACCGCCTATATCGGTGATGCCTTTGCCTGGCTGTCCAATCCGATCGCCTTCGGCATTTCGCCGTCGTTCATCATTGCTCTGCTGATTATTTTCGTGGCCCAGGCTGTATTGACGCGTACGGTGTTCGGGCGTTACCTGATCGGTATCGGTACCAACGAAGAAGCGGTGCGTCTGGCGGGGATCAACCCCAAGCCCTACAAGATCCTGGTGTTCAGTCTGATGGGGTTGCTGGCCGGTATCGCGGCGCTGTTCCAGATTTCGCGCCTGGAAGCAGCCGACCCGAATGCCGGCTCCGGCCTGGAGCTGCAGGTGATTGCCGCGGTGGTCATCGGTGGCACCAGCCTGATGGGCGGGCGCGGTTCGGTGATCAGTACCTTTTTCGGCGTCCTGATCATCTCGGTTCTGGCGGCCGGCCTGGCGCAGATCGGTGCGACCGAGCCGACCAAGCGCATCATCACCGGCGCGGTCATCGTGGTGGCGGTGGTGCTGGACACCTATCGCAGTCAGCGCGCAAGCCGGCGGAGCTGA
- a CDS encoding LacI family DNA-binding transcriptional regulator: protein MATIKDVAALAGISYTTVSHVVNKTRPVSEEVRVKVEAAIKSLDYVPSAVARSLKAKTTATIGLLVPNSLNPYFAELARGIEDHCERNGYCVILCNSDDDPDKQRSYLRVLLEKRIDGLIVASAGGDAGLAEGLAGVRTPMVIVDRGLQGVNADLVRIDHEYGAYLATRHLLELGHRDIAMIGGPADTSVAQMRLAGYCRALQEAGVGASPERMLGSDFTSTGGYSAAAILLEKNPPSAIFAGNDMIGIGVLRAAAERNIRVPSELSVIGFDDIQMSRYVYPALTTVGQSILQLGEMAAGVLLRRIAKPDTAIDQRIVTPSIVLRESTAPLAGLFAQLR, encoded by the coding sequence ATGGCAACCATCAAAGATGTGGCCGCACTCGCGGGGATTTCCTACACCACGGTCTCCCATGTGGTGAACAAGACCCGCCCGGTCAGTGAAGAAGTGCGGGTCAAGGTCGAGGCGGCGATCAAAAGCCTCGACTACGTGCCCAGCGCGGTCGCGCGCTCGTTGAAAGCCAAGACCACGGCGACCATCGGCCTGCTGGTGCCCAACAGCCTCAACCCGTATTTCGCCGAGCTGGCGCGCGGCATCGAAGATCACTGCGAGCGCAATGGTTATTGCGTGATCCTGTGCAACTCCGATGACGACCCGGACAAGCAGCGCAGCTACCTGCGAGTGTTGCTGGAAAAACGCATTGATGGGCTGATCGTGGCCTCGGCCGGTGGTGACGCCGGGCTGGCGGAAGGGTTGGCAGGAGTGCGTACGCCGATGGTCATTGTCGACCGGGGGCTGCAAGGCGTGAATGCCGACCTGGTGCGCATCGACCATGAATACGGCGCCTACCTGGCGACCCGGCACCTTCTGGAACTGGGGCATCGGGACATCGCCATGATTGGCGGGCCTGCCGATACCAGTGTCGCGCAGATGCGTCTGGCGGGGTATTGCCGCGCCTTGCAGGAAGCCGGCGTCGGCGCATCGCCCGAGCGCATGCTGGGCAGCGATTTCACCAGCACGGGAGGTTACAGCGCCGCTGCCATCCTGCTGGAAAAGAACCCACCCAGCGCGATTTTCGCCGGTAACGACATGATCGGCATCGGTGTGCTGCGGGCGGCCGCCGAGCGCAACATTCGTGTGCCGAGCGAGCTGTCGGTGATCGGCTTCGACGATATCCAGATGAGTCGCTACGTCTATCCGGCGCTGACCACCGTGGGGCAGTCGATCCTGCAACTGGGGGAAATGGCCGCGGGCGTACTGCTGCGCAGGATCGCCAAGCCGGATACGGCCATCGATCAGCGGATCGTGACGCCCAGTATTGTCCTGCGTGAATCGACTGCGCCCCTGGCCGGTCTGTTCGCGCAATTGCGTTGA